The genomic interval GGTTAATTTTACGTATATGGCGGGTTTGTGCTTCATTCTTCAGCACAATGTAGAAGTTGTCGCGTACTTTGCGGTAATTTAACCCACGGGGCTTTAATAAGGCTTCCAGGGCTTCTTCTACGGTGGCAAAAGAATTTTTCTGGTAATTATCTATCTTTATTCCAATCAGTTCACTTTTATAGATGAATGAAACTTTAAATGTAGATTCAAGTTCAGAAAGGGCATATTTTAGAGTTGTCGCCTGGCTTTGCGGGCTGCCGGAATATGCTAATTCATACCCACTGGTAGTAGCCAGCGTTTGCGCATGGATGGGTACGTGCAAATAACTCAAAACGATGAGTGTGCTGCATACAAAATTTAAAATTTTTTTCATAAGCATTTCGGTTAATAAAGGTTGGTTGATATGAGATGGATTATTTGTTCGCTTTAAAGAGTATATGGTTGTCTTGCCGCTTAATATTCAGGTCGAATAACTGGGAAAGCCCTTCCAGCAGGATATCTACATTGTCGCTGGGTACGGTACCATTAAATTTAAGCTGTAACAGGGAAGGATCAGATATTTCTACTGTCAGCCCATAGGTTTGTTCCAGAAGCACGATAATATCGGCCAGACTGGTATCTTCGAAAGACATTTTGCTGCTTTTCCAGGAAGAATATATCTCCGGATTTACAGCCTTTTTAATAATTTTTGACGAGGCATCATTCACTTCTACCAGTTCGCCGGGCTTCATCAGAATAGGTTCTGCTGAGATAGTTTCTTTCAGATTAAGCCGGATTTTACCAGTGTTGAGGGTAACTTTTGTTTTATCTTTCCGCTTGAGCACATTAAAGGTAGTACCCAATACTTCTACATTAAAGTCCTCAGATGTGTGTACAAAGAAACGCTGGTCATTGGCCGTATGAATAACGGAAAAGAAAGCTTCTCCCTCCAGCCATACCCTTCTTGCCTGCTGCGCATCCCAGTTTTCGGCATAACTCAGGCTGGTATTTCCATTCAAAAAAACAGTTGAGCCATCGGGCAGGGTAACCTGTTTGGTTTCGCCATAGGCAGTCTGGTGGGTAATTTTGTTTTCTTGTCCCCAGATTAACCAGGAGGCGAAAGCAACGATGAGCAAGCCAGTGAGAACCGCTGCGATTTGATACCATCTGGATAAGTAACCAGTTTTACGCTGGGACGGAATGTGAATAGAGGATTTTTCCGGAGCGACTGGCTGCTGGCTGGCAATAGCCTCTGTTATTTTATGGTAGAGCAGCAGAGATTGTACCGGATGGTTTCGCATAATTTCCGGTTTTCGTTCCAGCAGTGCCATATCCTGGTCCATTTGAGAAAATAAGTACTTTTCTCCCTCCGGAGTGGAGAGCCATTGCTGAACCTCTTTTGCTTCTTCAGGGGAACATTTGCCCTGTACATAATTGACCAACTTCTGATCAAAGTTTTCCATCGGGTGCGTTTGATAAAGGTTTAAATAGAATCAGAAAATAGTCGTACGGCTGATATATTATTACTACACATAACTCTGGCAGTAGTATTATACAGCTATAAAATATTTTTTTACAGGGAAAGAATGATTGGCAGTAGTTAATGGTCAGTAGTCATAGGTCATTAGTAAAAAGAGGTGTATATCACCACTATTACCAATGTCCGATAACTACTGACAAATGCCAATTAAACTTATTTCCTGGAAATGCGGATAATCTGGATGGATGGGGTTAGTTTTTGTTCACTGGCTGGCGAAGATTGAATTTTCTTTACGACTTCCATGCCTTTGGTTACCCTGCCAAAAGCAGCAAATCCTTGTCCATCGGGATTACGTTTGCCACCAAAATCCAGAGAAGGCTGGTCGCCGATACAAATAAAAAATTCGGTACTTCCGGTATCAGGTGCATCTCTGGCCATAGAAAGTGTGCCGTTTTTGTGTAAAACACCTGTTTTGGAAGTTCTTTCCAGAGGAATGGGGATAACAGTAGCCGTATCAATATTGGCAGGGTTTGCGCCGCCCTGTATTACTTCAATCCGGATTTTATTATGCGGTTGATTTGTGGGTGTAACCGTCCGGTAGAAAGAACCGCCAGTAAAAGCACCTGTCTCTATATGTTTGAGAAAGTTGGCACTGGTGATGGGCGCTTTTTTGGTATATAATACCGCTTCTATGTCTCCCATATTGGTCTGAAAGGTAATGAATACACTGTCGGGAGTAGTCTGCCCATAGCTTGCAAAAGCACTTAGGGTAAGGA from Rhodocytophaga rosea carries:
- a CDS encoding FecR family protein — translated: MENFDQKLVNYVQGKCSPEEAKEVQQWLSTPEGEKYLFSQMDQDMALLERKPEIMRNHPVQSLLLYHKITEAIASQQPVAPEKSSIHIPSQRKTGYLSRWYQIAAVLTGLLIVAFASWLIWGQENKITHQTAYGETKQVTLPDGSTVFLNGNTSLSYAENWDAQQARRVWLEGEAFFSVIHTANDQRFFVHTSEDFNVEVLGTTFNVLKRKDKTKVTLNTGKIRLNLKETISAEPILMKPGELVEVNDASSKIIKKAVNPEIYSSWKSSKMSFEDTSLADIIVLLEQTYGLTVEISDPSLLQLKFNGTVPSDNVDILLEGLSQLFDLNIKRQDNHILFKANK
- a CDS encoding peptidylprolyl isomerase, translating into MLTVYRFLFFLLTLSAFASYGQTTPDSVFITFQTNMGDIEAVLYTKKAPITSANFLKHIETGAFTGGSFYRTVTPTNQPHNKIRIEVIQGGANPANIDTATVIPIPLERTSKTGVLHKNGTLSMARDAPDTGSTEFFICIGDQPSLDFGGKRNPDGQGFAAFGRVTKGMEVVKKIQSSPASEQKLTPSIQIIRISRK